The Citrus sinensis cultivar Valencia sweet orange chromosome 4, DVS_A1.0, whole genome shotgun sequence DNA segment TCCTCTTACCGAACACTATGATTGAGGCAAGGTGGACCTACGCCTGATGTGTCACGACACTTCCACAACTCCGGACCCCTGAAAGAGACACGTGGCGATACAAATGATTGCACTAATCCCAGTATCCTTACACGTGGCGAGCTCTAGAGAGACCACGAGGTTAACAGAGGAGTGACCTTCCAGAAACTTCCCGGCAACTCCTGGCTAGCATTCACTGAGGGATCTAGCGGCCGACATCAAGCCACGTGTAATAATTTCCACGTCAGTATCCGGCGTGGCACCCCCATTCTCCTGAAAATGATACGCTTTAGGGCGGGCAGTAGCAGAACACTTTTCTATTTGTCTACAGACTCTTAAGAAGTTCACCTAACTCGAAGTCGAAGCACAGgaacagaaaacaaacaactgaacaaaaaaaaaaaaaaaaaaacagagagcATTGGCAACAAAATCTCAAACTTCATTACATTCCTTCTCTTCATTTCCGAGATGAATGGGGAAAGGCAAGAAGAGAAAATGGAGAGAGTTGTGTTCATGTGGGGCTATCTTCCCGGAGCGTTGCCGCAGCGGTCGCCGATTTTATCCCCGCTCGTCGTCAGATTGCCGCTTACTGTTGGGTCCGCCTGGAGGGATGTTTGCGGTGGCGGTTGCGGATTCGCCATGGCCATTTCTGGTGctctttttaatctttgactttctaaatttttttgacttttttttttttggttctaaaaaaaaaaaaaaaaactgtttgTTTTCGTTACTTTGGATtaggaaaatttatttattttttaattgcatttttttttcggttgCTTGTTGCTGAGGAAATGTGGAAAAATTAGCTGCTGTTCTTATCTTCTTTCATGTTGTGTTGGCTTCAAAACAATCAatcttttatcaatttatgtttaattttggttattttcCTGCGTTTTCTAGGTAGCCAAACAGTTGGGGTTGCATTTACAtgttgttcattttttttttctttcttttgctgaaatttttttcaaagataaaaCTTCGAATTTCAGCCGCCTTAAGTAGGTCATTTAATTACTTTCATACTAGCTTTCATTTGATTCCAATTCAGTGTTGAATTATTGTTATGCTCAAAAGCTTATTTTACATGTGTTTTGGTCAAGAAATATGAATTCTAGCATGTTTTTGCCcggttaatttttattttattaattgatttagaAATGgtagttttttctttctttacttATGTCTCTCTTTCAATCAGACTCCAGAAAGCTCATTACTTGGGGTTCTACAGATGACCTAGGTCAAAGCTATGTGACATCCGGGAAGCATGGGGTAGTGCAGCACCACATAGTACAGCTAGTTCATTActattttcaaacatttatttGCAGAATTAACTTATATTTCTtggtaatttgattgttaaggAAATTCCCGAGCCTTTCCCTCTCCCAACTGAAGCCTCTATAGTAAAAGCTGCTGCAGGTTGGGCACACTGTGTTGCAGTTACAGGTatgtaaaattatgttatgctATACACAGCCGGAAGCAATGAATTTTTTGGGTTAGCAAAGAGAAggtaaataaatctaaatgtGGTTGCCTTCCGTCTGTCTTTTTCCAGAGGGTGGAGAAGTTTATACATGGGGATGGAAAGAGTGTGTTCCTTCAGGGAGGGTCTTCGGAGATCTATCCACAGGGACAGGTTTAGATAAGGATGTGTTTGAAAGACAAAGTTCATTCTTGACGGAGCAAGGTAAATTCAAGTTTGGCAAAATTATTAAGAGAACGGACTACACAGGATAGATTTTATTTGCTGCAGACTTACGTGATGAAGGATCATACTATTGCAGTAAGCCCGCGTTCTCAAGTCTCAAGATCAAGTGGTGGAACCTCGTCTGGTACTGATGGTAGAGGAAGTGGAGAGGAAGGTTCAAAACGGAGGAGAATATCATTGGCAAAACAAACTGCTGAAAGTTCATCTTCTGGTGATGAAAATCTCTCAGCTTTTCCATGTCTAGTAACTCTGAATCCAGGCGTCAGGATAGCCACTGTAGCTGCTGGTGGAAGACATACTTTAGCTTTGTCAGGTAAGTCTTTTTAAAGCAACTTTATCATCTACTTCTCTGCACTGTGATCACAGATCATAGGTTGATCTGGGGTCAGACCTGTGGGTATGGTTTATGTATCCTAATTCTGCTGAACTTTCAGATATAGGACAGGTCTGGGGTTGGGGCTATGGCGGTGAGGGGCAGCTAGGCTTGGGTTCCCGAATACGAATGGTGTCCTCTCCACATCCCATACCTTGTATCGAGTCCGCCTATGGGAAAGATAGATCTGCAGCACTTTCTCGGGGAAGCGTGAATTCTGAGGGACCGGGTTTTAGAGTTCCTGGAAACTATGTGAAGGGGATTGCCTGTGGAGGGCGGCATAGTGCAGTAATCACCGGTATGTTTTGATGGTGCTCTTTCTAACTGGTTGAATATGAAGAACAAACTAAGTTTGCTCAGGATTATTTCAAAGGACAGTTTGATTTACAACTTTAGGCATTCAAACTTCAGCATCTGTGCTTAGtgacatttttaatttagcatAAAATTTTCCAACTTGCCTCTTTGCTTTTGTCTCCTTTGCACTTTCTAGGTAACTCAATCTACTAGCTTTATTTGTGGTTAACTTCTACATGTTTTCATatcattaattcataaataatttttgccACTAACAGATGCTGGAGCACTACTTACTTTTGGTTGGGGGCTCTATGGACAGGTAAGTAATCGCCTAGTAGCATTCATTGCTTCTTTCCTTTggtgtgatttatttttaattgtttttttttcttttttatgataatttggTTGTCTTTTCTTAAGTTGTGAATCTTCGCCTAGACATGGCTGGTCATGTTTTGGGTGGAGATCAGGGTCTCATTGTGAAAGTcagttttgtttttctctaaTTAAGAAAGCAAAACTGCAAAAGCAGAAGGCAAAATCTTCTATTCACTATCTTAGTCTTCTGTCCTAAGTAGCAGTAagttaatcagaaaaaatatgGAGGACAATGGAGTTTGGATTTTGGAAGTTTTGGTAGATCTCTTCACCTCTTCTTTTGTCTTGATAATGTCGGGTATTCCTCTTGGGTGTAGTCCTCTTAGTCTCCTGATTTTAAATAGCTGGTGTCAATAAGTTTCCTGCACAAACTAGTTTGTTTCTGGAAAATTTCTTACTTAGcaaccattaataattaaggTAGCTGTTTGAATCAGTTTCTTCTTGATTAGTCCAATCTCAGAGTTCTATATCATTCCATGCTTGTGCGCTTAGGAATTCTTGATTGCAAAATCTAAGTTGTGCACTTATTTACCAAAGAATATTACATCTGAACCATGTGTTCTACAATTTTAGATGGTGTTCAACTTTCTAATTATCTTCCCACACGTGAGACTGCCCCGAATTTCTCCTTTTAACTGTTTTTCAGGATCCATTTGTAGGTAAAGTAGATTTTGGTGGAGAAAAAAGCACAGTAGATGTTCAAGATGAAGTTCACTGTAACAAGGGATAGTTAACtctgtttctttttcaatattatccttttcttttattacagtgaataaaatgtttttaattttttctgcaTTTTTATCAAGTGTGGGCAAGGAAGTACAGATGAT contains these protein-coding regions:
- the LOC102606597 gene encoding ultraviolet-B receptor UVR8 isoform X1; the encoded protein is MNGERQEEKMERVVFMWGYLPGALPQRSPILSPLVVRLPLTVGSAWRDVCGGGCGFAMAISDSRKLITWGSTDDLGQSYVTSGKHGEIPEPFPLPTEASIVKAAAGWAHCVAVTEGGEVYTWGWKECVPSGRVFGDLSTGTGLDKDVFERQSSFLTEQVSPRSQVSRSSGGTSSGTDGRGSGEEGSKRRRISLAKQTAESSSSGDENLSAFPCLVTLNPGVRIATVAAGGRHTLALSDIGQVWGWGYGGEGQLGLGSRIRMVSSPHPIPCIESAYGKDRSAALSRGSVNSEGPGFRVPGNYVKGIACGGRHSAVITDAGALLTFGWGLYGQCGQGSTDDELSPNCVSSLLGIQIEGVAAGLWHTICISSDGDVYAFGGNQFGQLGTGGDQAETLPRLLDAPSLENVHSKSVSCGARHTAVIADDGKVFCWGWNKYGQLGLGDVIDRNIPSQVTIEGCVPRNVACGWWHTLLLAVPPT
- the LOC102606597 gene encoding ultraviolet-B receptor UVR8 isoform X3, which codes for MNGERQEEKMERVVFMWGYLPGALPQRSPILSPLVVRLPLTVGSAWRDVCGGGCGFAMAISDSRKLITWGSTDDLGQSYVTSGKHGEIPEPFPLPTEASIVKAAAGWAHCVAVTEGGEVYTWGWKECVPSGRVFGDLSTGTGLDKDVFERQSSFLTEQVSPRSQVSRSSGGTSSGTDGRGSGEEGSKRRRISLAKQTAESSSSGDENLSAFPCLVTLNPGVRIATVAAGGRHTLALSDIGQVWGWGYGGEGQLGLGSRIRMVSSPHPIPCIESAYGKDRSAALSRGSVNSEGPGFRVPGNYVKGIACGGRHSAVITDAGALLTFGWGLYGQCGQGSTDDELSPNCVSSLLGIQIEGVAAGLWHTICISSDGDVYAFGGNQFGQLGTGGDQAETLPRLLDAPSLENVHSKSVSCGARHTAVIADDGKVFCWGWNKYGQLYNVTSN
- the LOC102606597 gene encoding ultraviolet-B receptor UVR8 isoform X4 — translated: MNGERQEEKMERVVFMWGYLPGALPQRSPILSPLVVRLPLTVGSAWRDVCGGGCGFAMAISDSRKLITWGSTDDLGQSYVTSGKHGEIPEPFPLPTEASIVKAAAGWAHCVAVTEGGEVYTWGWKECVPSGRVFGDLSTGTGLDKDVFERQSSFLTEQVSPRSQVSRSSGGTSSGTDGRGSGEEGSKRRRISLAKQTAESSSSGDENLSAFPCLVTLNPGVRIATVAAGGRHTLALSDIGQVWGWGYGGEGQLGLGSRIRMVSSPHPIPCIESAYGKDRSAALSRGSVNSEGPGFRVPGNYVKGIACGGRHSAVITDAGALLTFGWGLYGQCGQGSTDDELSPNCVSSLLGIQIEGVAAGLWHTICISSDGDVYAFGGNQFGQLGTGGDQAEAVGCSKFGKCTFKKCLLRGASHCCNCR
- the LOC102606597 gene encoding ultraviolet-B receptor UVR8 isoform X2; this translates as MGKGKKRKWRELCSCGAIFPERCRSGRRFYPRSSSDCRLLLGPPGGMFAVAVADSPWPFLEIPEPFPLPTEASIVKAAAGWAHCVAVTEGGEVYTWGWKECVPSGRVFGDLSTGTGLDKDVFERQSSFLTEQVSPRSQVSRSSGGTSSGTDGRGSGEEGSKRRRISLAKQTAESSSSGDENLSAFPCLVTLNPGVRIATVAAGGRHTLALSDIGQVWGWGYGGEGQLGLGSRIRMVSSPHPIPCIESAYGKDRSAALSRGSVNSEGPGFRVPGNYVKGIACGGRHSAVITDAGALLTFGWGLYGQCGQGSTDDELSPNCVSSLLGIQIEGVAAGLWHTICISSDGDVYAFGGNQFGQLGTGGDQAETLPRLLDAPSLENVHSKSVSCGARHTAVIADDGKVFCWGWNKYGQLGLGDVIDRNIPSQVTIEGCVPRNVACGWWHTLLLAVPPT